One window of Vitis riparia cultivar Riparia Gloire de Montpellier isolate 1030 chromosome 5, EGFV_Vit.rip_1.0, whole genome shotgun sequence genomic DNA carries:
- the LOC117914114 gene encoding crocetin glucosyltransferase, chloroplastic-like — protein sequence MQPQILLVTYPAQGHINPSLQLAKLLIRAGAHVTFVTSSSAGTRMSKSPTLDGLEFVTFSDGYDHGFDHGDGLQNFMSELERLGSPALTELIMARANEGRPFTCLLYGMLIPWVAEVARSLHLPSALVWSQPAAVFDIYYYYFNGYGELIGNKGNGSSSSIELPGLPLFSSSDLPSFLVPSKASAHNFILKLHQKQLEQLNRESNPRVLVNSFDALESEALRAINKFKLMGIGPLLPSAFLDGKDPSDTSFGGDLFRGSKDYIQWLNSNAESSVIYVSFGSLSVLSKQQSEEIARGLLDSGRPFLWVIRAKENEEEEKEDKLSCVEELEQLGMIVPWCSQVEVLSHPSLGCFVSHCGWNSTLESLASGVPVVAFPQWTDQTTNAKLIEDVWKTGLRVMVNQEGIVEGGEIKKCLELVMGGGERGQEVRSNAKKWKDLAREAVKDGGSSDKNLKNFVDEIIQGH from the coding sequence ATGCAACCCCAAATCCTCCTAGTAACTTATCCGGCACAAGGCCACATCAATCCCTCTCTCCAACTAGCTAAGCTCCTCATACGTGCTGGTGCCCATGTCACCTTTGTCACTAGCAGCTCTGCCGGTACCCGTATGTCCAAATCCCCAACCCTGGATGGGTTGGAGTTTGTGACATTCTCGGATGGCTATGATCATGGATTCGACCACGGGGACGGCCTCCAAAACTTCATGTCCGAGCTGGAGCGTCTCGGGTCCCCAGCTCTTACTGAGCTCATCATGGCCAGAGCTAATGAAGGTCGTCCCTTTACTTGCTTACTCTATGGTATGCTAATTCCTTGGGTAGCAGAGGTAGCCCGAAGCCTTCACCTCCCATCTGCACTTGTTTGGAGTCAACCTGCCGCTGTTTTTGATATCTACTACTACTATTTCAATGGTTATGGAGAGCTCATTGGGAACAAGGGCAATGGTTCCTCTTCTTCCATTGAATTACCAGGGCTCCCCTTGTTCAGTAGTAGTGATCTTCCCTCATTTTTAGTGCCCTCAAAAGCAAGTGCACACAATTTTATCCTCAAATTGCATCAGAAGCAACTAGAGCAGCTCAACCGTGAAAGCAACCCGAGAGTACTGGTAAACAGTTTCGATGCATTAGAATCCGAGGCTCTAAGAGCTATCAATAAGTTTAAGTTAATGGGAATTGGACCCTTGCTTCCATCGGCTTTCTTGGATGGAAAAGATCCATCCGATACGTCATTTGGAGGCGATCTTTTCCGTGGTTCAAAGGACTATATCCAGTGGCTGAACTCAAACGCTGAATCTTCTGTCATTTATGTGTCATTCGGAAGCCTCTCGGTGTTATCAAAGCAACAGTCAGAGGAAATTGCTCGCGGACTGCTAGACAGCGGGCGGCCTTTCTTGTGGGTCATAAGAGCCAAAGAAaacgaagaagaagagaaagaagataaaTTGAGTTGCGTTGAAGAGTTGGAACAACTGGGGATGATAGTTCCTTGGTGTTCTCAAGTGGAAGTTCTGTCACATCCGTCATTGGGATGTTTTGTGTCACACTGTGGTTGGAATTCAACTTTAGAAAGCTTGGCTTCTGGGGTGCCAGTGGTGGCATTTCCTCAGTGGACTGATCAAACCACAAACGCAAAGCTGATTGAAGACGTGTGGAAGACAGGCCTACGGGTGATGGTGAACCAAGAAGGAATAGTTGAAGGTGGTGAGATCAAGAAGTGCTTGGAATTGGTCATGGGAGGTGGAGAAAGGGGTCAAGAGGTGAGAAGCAATGCCAAGAAATGGAAGGATTTGGCCAGGGAAGCTGTGAAGGATGGTGGATCTTCTGACAAGAACCTGAAGAATTTTGTGGATGAAATTATACAGGGTCACTAG
- the LOC117914108 gene encoding UDP-glycosyltransferase 75C1-like — translation MDKHHFLLLSWPAQGHINPTFHLVKLLLRLGVRVTFTTFASGFRRIATLPTLPGLHFASVSDGYDDGNRSNFSMDEMKRVGSQSLSNLLLSLSNERGPVTFLIYGLVLPWAATVAREHGIPSAFLSTQSATVIAVYHRYFKAHDGLFNTELGNPLNISLELPGLPPLKYEDLPSILLPGNPYASVLPCFQEHIQNLEQDPNPCVLVNTFDALEEDVIKALGHYMNVVSIGPLMQLDSSISCDLFERSKDYLPWLNSKPDGSVIYVSFGSLAVLQKKQMEEIFHGLMESHRPFLWVIRSTESEVEEMTNNSLSEEQGLIVQWCSQVEVLCHQAVGCFLTHCGWNSIMESLVAGVPVVACPQFSDQTTNAMLVEVWGTGVKARANEEGVVEREEIKKCLEMAMEGGGKGEEMRRNAEKWKGLAVECMRECGSSANINLKHFVESLEIRTH, via the coding sequence ATGGACAAACATCACTTCCTCTTACTATCCTGGCCAGCACAAGGCCACATCAATCCCACCTTTCATCTGGTTAAGCTCCTCTTACGCCTCGGGGTACGTGTCACCTTCACCACCTTCGCTTCCGGCTTCCGCCGAATCGCCACCCTTCCTACTCTCCCCGGCTTACACTTTGCCTCTGTCTCGGATGGCTATGATGATGGAAACCGCTCCAACTTCTCCATGGACGAGATGAAGCGCGTAGGTTCCCAGAGTCTCTCCAACTTGCTCTTAAGCCTATCCAACGAGCGCGGTCCTGTCACCTTCTTAATCTACGGCCTCGTCCTCCCTTGGGCTGCCACAGTGGCTCGTGAGCACGGCATACCCTCGGCCTTTCTGAGCACTCAGTCAGCCACTGTAATTGCCGTTTATCACAGATACTTCAAGGCCCATGATGGTCTCTTCAATACCGAGCTCGGAAATCCCTTGAATATTTCCTTGGAATTACCAGGATTGCCCCCACTGAAATACGAAGACCTACCTTCCATTCTGTTACCAGGCAATCCATACGCTTCGGTTCTCCCCTGCTTTCAAGAACACATCCAAAACCTTGAGCAAGATCCCAACCCATGCGTGCTAGTAAACACGTTTGATGCGTTGGAAGAAGATGTAATCAAAGCCCTTGGACACTATATGAATGTGGTTTCAATCGGACCTTTGATGCAGCTTGATTCCTCCATCAGCTGTGACCTATTTGAGAGGTCTAAGGATTATCTTCCATGGCTGAACTCAAAACCAGACGGCTCAGTGATTTATGTGTCGTTTGGAAGTCTTGCAGTGTTGCAGAAAAAGCAAATGGAGGAGATATTCCATGGACTGATGGAAAGTCATCGCCCTTTTTTGTGGGTGATTCGATCCACAGAGAGCGAAGTAGAGGAGATGACGAACAACAGCTTGAGTGAAGAGCAAGGGCTGATTGTGCAGTGGTGTTCCCAGGTGGAGGTGTTGTGTCACCAAGCAGTTGGATGTTTCTTGACGCACTGTGGGTGGAACTCCATCATGGAGAGTCTAGTTGCAGGTGTGCCGGTGGTGGCATGTCCCCAGTTTTCAGATCAGACGACAAATGCAATGCTGGTGGAGGTGTGGGGGACTGGGGTGAAAGCGAGGGCGAATGAAGAAGGGGTTGTGGAGAGAGAAGAGATCAAAAAATGTTTGGAGATGGCGATGGAAGGTGGAGGGAAAGGGGAAGAGATGAGAAGGAATGCTGAGAAATGGAAAGGATTGGCAGTGGAATGTATGAGGGAGTGTGGTTCTTCAGCCAACATTAATCTAAAACATTTTGTGGAAAGCTTAGAAATCAGGACTCATTGA